The following are from one region of the Methanomassiliicoccales archaeon LGM-DZ1 genome:
- a CDS encoding transcriptional regulator: MSVKDDVLKAMKEAGKPLSAGEVAKILGADRKEVDAAFKELKAEKAITSPVRCKWEPA, from the coding sequence ATGTCCGTCAAGGATGATGTTCTGAAGGCCATGAAAGAAGCAGGAAAGCCGCTCTCCGCAGGCGAGGTCGCCAAGATTCTCGGTGCTGACAGGAAGGAGGTCGACGCCGCCTTCAAGGAGCTCAAGGCCGAGAAGGCGATAACCTCGCCTGTCCGCTGCAAGTGGGAGCCTGCCTGA
- a CDS encoding polyprenyl synthetase family protein translates to MAGNWHDCISSDLDRVDSVIREVTLSENPELTEMCDYVLSNHGKRIRPAICVLSYHACGGDDGNLHRSIDVAAAIEIIHNATLIHDDINDQGELRRGAKALYREYTIGKSIVVGDYLFALGFRLLGSTSNEVVDYVIDAASGLAAGEFDQKQYERNESVGESEYMKIIGGKTARLIECAAKCGAFIASADAETIDCVGDFAYKAGMAFQIIDDVLDVAGDVGSTGKKVGNDIVEGKPTLPIIMGMQDPEAGPRIAEIFEDPSSDYAEAAEAIALIKSTDSISRCRAVAESIADEAKRHLDPLPDSEYKTAMCQLVDFFVSRDR, encoded by the coding sequence ATGGCAGGGAACTGGCACGATTGCATTTCCTCGGACCTCGACCGTGTCGACTCCGTTATCCGGGAGGTCACACTTTCTGAGAACCCCGAACTCACGGAGATGTGCGATTATGTTCTCTCCAACCATGGTAAGAGGATCAGGCCTGCTATCTGCGTCCTGTCCTACCATGCATGCGGCGGGGATGACGGGAACCTCCACAGGTCCATCGATGTCGCGGCCGCCATCGAGATCATCCACAACGCTACCCTGATCCACGACGATATCAACGACCAGGGAGAGCTCCGCCGGGGCGCCAAAGCGCTCTACAGGGAGTACACCATCGGGAAGTCCATCGTCGTCGGCGATTACCTTTTCGCTCTCGGGTTCAGGCTCCTTGGTTCCACTTCGAACGAGGTCGTGGACTACGTCATCGATGCCGCCTCCGGCCTGGCCGCCGGCGAGTTCGACCAGAAGCAGTACGAGCGCAACGAATCGGTCGGCGAGAGCGAGTACATGAAGATCATCGGCGGGAAGACCGCCCGCCTCATAGAGTGCGCCGCGAAATGCGGCGCCTTCATCGCTTCCGCCGATGCCGAGACCATCGACTGCGTCGGGGATTTCGCCTACAAGGCAGGCATGGCGTTCCAGATCATCGATGATGTCCTGGATGTCGCCGGGGATGTCGGAAGCACCGGCAAGAAGGTCGGGAACGACATCGTCGAGGGCAAGCCCACCCTGCCGATCATCATGGGCATGCAGGACCCGGAGGCGGGCCCCCGCATAGCCGAGATCTTCGAGGACCCGTCCTCCGATTACGCCGAGGCCGCCGAGGCCATCGCCCTGATCAAGAGCACAGATTCCATCAGCAGGTGCCGCGCCGTTGCCGAGAGCATCGCCGATGAGGCCAAGCGCCATCTCGACCCCCTGCCGGACTCCGAGTACAAGACGGCTATGTGCCAGCTGGTCGATTTCTT